A portion of the Leptospira kanakyensis genome contains these proteins:
- the fliJ gene encoding flagellar export protein FliJ — MKRFRFSLETVLKLRGWREEEEIRRLSLVVSKLNSLIGEKDTNEREIESSYETILSSSKVGTSLSDYLSIEQYIQGLMRRNEELDERIARQNEEVNLVRKDVMVARMNKKVIEVLKDKRFAEWKKKRNRAERREVEEFNLQLSKQSLFDSTESYGPSKSKKIPRTFKILNREDGGDELTSDFKSLRDFYEKYYLGQGKS; from the coding sequence GTGAAACGATTTCGTTTTAGTTTAGAGACAGTTCTCAAATTGAGAGGTTGGCGAGAAGAAGAAGAAATCCGCAGACTTTCCCTAGTTGTCTCCAAACTGAATTCCCTCATTGGTGAAAAAGATACCAATGAACGAGAAATTGAATCGTCCTACGAAACCATCCTCTCTTCCTCAAAAGTGGGGACAAGTCTTTCCGATTATCTTTCGATCGAACAATACATCCAAGGTCTTATGCGACGCAATGAGGAACTTGACGAACGGATTGCAAGACAAAACGAAGAAGTGAATTTGGTTCGTAAAGATGTAATGGTTGCTCGTATGAACAAAAAAGTAATCGAAGTTTTAAAAGACAAAAGATTTGCTGAATGGAAGAAAAAACGAAATCGAGCAGAACGAAGAGAAGTAGAAGAATTTAATCTTCAACTAAGCAAACAATCATTATTCGATTCGACAGAAAGTTATGGACCTTCAAAATCTAAGAAAATTCCAAGAACTTTCAAAATTCTGAACCGTGAGGATGGTGGTGATGAACTCACTTCTGACTTCAAATCTCTTCGTGATTTTTATGAAAAATATTATCTAGGACAAGGCAAATCATAA
- a CDS encoding MinD/ParA family protein, with the protein MDQAANLRKLTETGTGLKLVQPQDAVKKTKIIAVASGKGGVGKSTVSVNLAISIAKTGLKVLIFDGDLGLANVNVLLGIIPKYNLYHVVKGHKTLKDIVISTPEGVDIIAGASGYSQLANLNETQRNNLIKGFAELDRYDVMIIDTGAGISANVIGLVMPADEVVVVTTPEPTSITDSYGLIKSIVSQSKDKNLKIIVNRVRSAIEGKKVADRVIDISGQFLEVQVENLGFIFQDEEVEKSIREQKPFIIGAPRSKAAACLTRVTHTLLQTEGGYDDEEGLTGFFKKFFSFVDFKEKEMEEKMEEDN; encoded by the coding sequence ATGGACCAAGCTGCAAATCTTAGAAAGCTCACTGAAACTGGTACTGGTTTAAAACTTGTTCAACCCCAGGATGCAGTCAAAAAAACCAAAATCATCGCGGTAGCTTCCGGTAAGGGCGGTGTTGGAAAAAGTACTGTCTCCGTAAACCTTGCCATCTCCATTGCAAAGACGGGACTCAAAGTTTTAATCTTTGATGGTGACTTGGGGCTTGCCAACGTCAATGTTCTTCTTGGGATCATTCCGAAATACAATTTATACCATGTGGTGAAAGGCCACAAAACTTTGAAAGACATCGTCATCTCCACGCCAGAAGGTGTGGACATCATTGCTGGTGCATCTGGATACTCTCAGCTTGCTAACTTAAACGAAACACAAAGAAACAATCTCATCAAAGGATTTGCAGAACTCGATCGTTATGATGTAATGATCATCGATACCGGTGCTGGAATCTCTGCCAATGTCATTGGTCTTGTGATGCCTGCGGATGAAGTGGTTGTGGTCACAACACCAGAACCTACTTCCATTACCGATTCTTATGGCCTAATCAAATCCATTGTTTCTCAATCCAAAGACAAAAACCTCAAAATCATCGTCAACCGTGTGCGTTCTGCCATCGAAGGGAAAAAAGTTGCCGACCGGGTCATCGACATCTCCGGTCAATTTTTAGAAGTCCAAGTGGAAAACTTAGGATTTATTTTCCAAGATGAAGAAGTAGAAAAGTCAATTCGCGAACAAAAACCATTCATCATTGGGGCTCCTCGTTCAAAGGCAGCAGCTTGTCTGACTCGAGTCACTCACACCCTCTTACAAACCGAAGGTGGTTATGATGATGAAGAAGGTCTTACTGGTTTTTTCAAAAAATTCTTTAGCTTCGTAGACTTCAAAGAGAAGGAAATGGAAGAGAAGATGGAGGAAGACAACTAA
- a CDS encoding AAA family ATPase: MDFVKIRGKDLQDCIMQMKMKYGPEAHLYDQRVITEGGLFGTGLMAQRMYEIDVGVPEKQNSKERIERKLKDLKELIKQKQRTDSLPESSLVGIGSNNLAAIGGGNPLLRKKNIDAVRPFSERRRRQNPPVYEIESLEERAVGLSISEAKDSPMEIAPQTKPQSPERHPHIQKIIDRLLNEGMSSGFLEEMAVALERRLSAVDLTRYANVTDKAVTYLEERIQIDSDLFSGTPRGKRKIIFFVGPTGAGKTTSIAKLAAKYSLHMGKKVSLYTTDNYRIAAIDQLKFYADAMGLPFYAAKDLRKWKETILRDGSELILVDTAGYSHRKSENLEKLQEFYQVFGEKDYIETVLVLSSTVSKDNAMAVANAYESVGYKRILLTKLDEAEFLGSVVELADTIHREFAFLSVGQDVPFDILNASKKLLAECVIFPEKLKGIAGEVFEKTV, encoded by the coding sequence ATGGATTTTGTGAAAATCCGGGGCAAAGACTTACAAGACTGCATCATGCAGATGAAGATGAAATACGGTCCAGAAGCCCATCTCTATGACCAACGAGTGATCACGGAAGGTGGCCTCTTTGGGACGGGTCTTATGGCCCAAAGAATGTATGAAATCGATGTTGGTGTCCCTGAAAAACAAAACTCCAAAGAGAGAATTGAACGTAAGTTAAAGGATCTCAAAGAACTCATCAAACAAAAACAAAGAACGGATTCACTTCCTGAGTCGAGCCTTGTGGGAATTGGATCTAACAATCTGGCTGCTATTGGAGGAGGGAACCCTCTCCTTCGTAAAAAAAATATCGATGCCGTGCGTCCTTTTTCCGAGCGTCGTCGTAGACAAAACCCCCCTGTTTACGAAATCGAATCTTTGGAAGAAAGAGCTGTTGGTTTGTCCATTTCGGAAGCGAAGGACTCTCCGATGGAGATTGCACCCCAAACAAAACCGCAAAGTCCCGAAAGACACCCTCATATTCAAAAAATCATAGATCGTTTGTTAAACGAAGGAATGTCTTCTGGATTTTTAGAAGAAATGGCCGTGGCACTCGAGCGCAGGTTGTCTGCCGTGGATCTCACTCGTTACGCCAATGTTACTGACAAAGCTGTTACTTATTTAGAAGAAAGAATTCAAATTGATTCAGACCTTTTTAGCGGAACTCCAAGGGGAAAACGGAAAATCATTTTCTTTGTGGGGCCTACTGGGGCTGGAAAAACCACATCCATTGCCAAACTTGCTGCAAAGTACAGTTTGCACATGGGTAAAAAAGTTTCCCTTTATACAACGGACAACTACCGCATTGCGGCCATCGACCAACTTAAGTTTTATGCGGATGCAATGGGTTTGCCATTTTATGCAGCCAAAGATTTGCGTAAATGGAAGGAAACCATTCTCCGCGATGGGTCCGAACTCATCCTCGTGGATACGGCAGGTTACTCTCATAGAAAGTCTGAAAACCTGGAAAAACTTCAGGAATTCTACCAAGTTTTTGGGGAAAAGGATTATATCGAAACGGTCTTAGTGCTTTCCTCCACTGTTTCCAAAGACAATGCAATGGCCGTTGCAAACGCGTATGAGTCGGTCGGTTATAAAAGAATTTTATTAACTAAGCTAGATGAAGCAGAATTTTTAGGTTCTGTAGTGGAATTGGCCGATACTATTCACAGGGAATTCGCATTTTTAAGTGTGGGGCAGGATGTTCCTTTTGATATCCTAAATGCCTCGAAAAAACTTCTTGCCGAATGTGTAATTTTTCCTGAAAAATTGAAAGGGATAGCGGGCGAGGTCTTCGAAAAGACCGTGTAA
- a CDS encoding guanylate kinase, translating into MKVNPNLYIISSVAGGGKSTIIAALLAEYPEFYFSISCTTREPRPGDKDGKTYHFLSVPEFQKRIAAGEFYEWAEVHGNYYGTPKAPILDAIRDHRVALLDLDVQGAKSVKKLRPESVTIFIEPPSREIWIERLIRRGTDSKTSIERRIENGIRELDEAPSFDYVVVNDRLEDAIQAVKSILFGTNK; encoded by the coding sequence TTGAAAGTAAATCCTAATTTATATATTATTTCTTCTGTAGCGGGTGGTGGTAAATCTACCATCATCGCTGCACTGCTTGCCGAATACCCTGAGTTTTATTTTTCCATTTCTTGTACCACGCGCGAGCCAAGACCAGGAGATAAGGACGGAAAAACCTATCATTTCCTTTCGGTTCCAGAGTTCCAAAAACGAATTGCCGCTGGTGAGTTTTATGAATGGGCAGAAGTCCATGGAAACTATTATGGAACTCCCAAAGCTCCCATCTTGGATGCCATTCGTGACCATCGAGTGGCGCTTCTCGATTTGGATGTCCAAGGGGCGAAATCTGTAAAAAAACTGCGGCCAGAGTCCGTAACGATTTTTATTGAACCACCGAGTCGGGAAATTTGGATCGAAAGACTAATCCGTCGAGGTACAGATTCTAAAACCAGTATCGAAAGACGGATTGAAAATGGAATTCGGGAACTCGACGAGGCACCAAGCTTTGATTATGTGGTTGTGAATGATCGGTTGGAAGACGCCATCCAAGCAGTGAAATCTATTTTGTTTGGAACCAATAAATAA
- the whiG gene encoding RNA polymerase sigma factor WhiG: MSRLLDKYNQFDETDLWKKYRVTKDAEIRSYLVEKYSPLVKHVAGRIAIGMPQNVEFEDLVSYGVFGLLDAIEKFDPSREIKFKTYAMTRIRGSIFDELRSVDWIPRSIRQKAKQLENIIAMLENKEGKKVDDEEIAKELGVSMEEYNSLLAKLSGTSLVSLNDIWFLGDENDEVSFMETLESPMNMNPDNIIEKEEIKNVIVEAIQSLPEKEKKVIVLYYYEDLTLKEIGEVLEVTESRISQLHTKAVARLRSKLSKVKSAIQKR; this comes from the coding sequence ATGTCAAGATTGCTAGACAAATACAATCAGTTTGATGAGACAGATCTTTGGAAAAAATACCGCGTCACAAAGGATGCGGAGATCCGAAGTTACCTTGTTGAAAAATATTCACCTCTCGTCAAACACGTGGCTGGGCGGATTGCGATTGGTATGCCACAAAATGTCGAATTTGAAGACCTCGTCAGTTATGGCGTCTTTGGTCTGTTAGATGCCATTGAAAAATTCGATCCTTCTCGCGAAATTAAATTCAAAACTTATGCGATGACTCGTATCCGTGGGTCTATCTTTGACGAACTTAGAAGTGTGGATTGGATTCCGCGTTCCATCCGTCAAAAAGCAAAACAACTAGAAAACATCATTGCCATGCTTGAGAACAAAGAAGGCAAAAAAGTAGATGATGAAGAGATCGCAAAAGAACTCGGCGTCTCTATGGAAGAATACAATTCACTCCTAGCAAAACTTTCTGGAACCTCTCTTGTTTCTTTGAATGATATTTGGTTTCTCGGTGATGAGAACGATGAAGTTTCTTTTATGGAAACTCTCGAATCTCCGATGAATATGAATCCTGACAATATCATCGAAAAAGAAGAAATCAAAAATGTAATCGTAGAAGCCATCCAGTCGTTACCGGAAAAAGAAAAAAAGGTAATCGTACTTTATTATTATGAAGACCTCACTCTAAAAGAAATTGGTGAAGTTTTGGAAGTTACGGAATCAAGAATTTCCCAACTCCATACAAAAGCAGTCGCAAGACTCCGCAGCAAACTCTCTAAAGTAAAATCCGCGATCCAAAAAAGGTAA
- a CDS encoding periplasmic-type flagellar collar protein FlbB: MASVTDSTRSFFLIVLIFFLIAIGFFVFDYFQVINAEDYLPFLKKQAGLVNQDLLSPTELEKLEMEKAKERLIADREELEQMKRELEEKSSSLHADKERLEELREGIQRKEKEMADKLKKDNARAEKVKVLANKVANMPPESARDMLINWPDYDIIEVFEQMDRDAEEEGRQTITTYLLTLFPAERRSVISNKWLDAGAKNVPNYGKSIDEDNDEP, translated from the coding sequence ATGGCAAGTGTAACCGATAGCACAAGATCCTTCTTTTTAATCGTACTCATTTTTTTCCTAATCGCCATCGGTTTTTTTGTATTTGATTACTTCCAAGTCATCAATGCAGAAGATTACTTACCATTTTTAAAAAAACAGGCAGGACTCGTAAACCAAGACCTTCTTTCTCCAACAGAACTTGAAAAGTTGGAAATGGAAAAAGCAAAAGAAAGACTGATTGCTGACCGTGAAGAATTAGAACAAATGAAACGGGAGTTAGAAGAAAAATCATCTTCTTTACATGCAGACAAAGAACGTTTGGAGGAATTAAGAGAAGGAATCCAAAGAAAAGAAAAAGAGATGGCGGATAAATTAAAAAAAGACAATGCCCGCGCTGAAAAAGTAAAAGTCCTCGCAAACAAAGTTGCCAATATGCCACCAGAGTCCGCAAGAGATATGTTAATCAATTGGCCAGACTACGATATCATTGAAGTTTTTGAACAAATGGATAGAGATGCAGAAGAAGAGGGAAGGCAAACCATTACCACATACCTACTCACTTTATTTCCTGCAGAAAGAAGGTCTGTGATTTCCAACAAGTGGTTGGATGCGGGAGCCAAAAATGTTCCAAACTATGGCAAAAGCATTGATGAGGACAATGACGAACCTTAG
- a CDS encoding SpoIIE family protein phosphatase translates to MSNKHLHLIGFAIILFCLSASSVIATPPAEIVRKSQGNPVHLEGEWEFYPHTFLSEMAELPETKLQVLVPGIWNSEFGTGNGFGTYRLVLERPEGTSLDTVYGIKLVDLATASRVYWNGKLLGSSGVVSKIPEESIPSYEFQFYPLPWKEGPNELLVEMSNFHHDKGGMWEPPYVGEWNKLLEENEKDLASSLFLTGAVFIIALYHFGLFYFRRSDKGNLLFGFAALILSLRTLFTGERFGFNEVAPYLGWNLCLRIEFLTFYLSPYLFFAFFREFYPNFYPRWMHRILLVPTLVFVSFILVLPTPIYTKLNGYFHIVLLSGIFLIFQGVFRAVFARKESSLLFAIGIISVAIAAFVDLLNAYQLVYTVEAIPIGIFVFILVQSLTLSRRFSKAFSDVESLSKRLLALDKLKDEFLANTSHELKTPLNGIIGIAESMFDGIGGKLSQEQRQNLGMIVSSGKRLSSLVDDILDFSKMKNRDLDLDLKAIDLHQICDLVLVISRPLYVTKNLTVRNHVPMDFPPILGDEARLQQILFNLIGNAIKFTEKGRIDVSAEIMERMLILSIKDTGIGIPKEKFGDIFRSFEQVDASTTRKFGGTGLGLAISKRLVELHGGTIWVESTEGEGSIFRFTLPLAREGEIPMEKPSIKKTDLWFGGESPEFEPIEETNEEYDGEKIKVLVVDDEPINRQVLKNHLTLIGCDVYEASNGGDAIRMVRDDGPFELMLLDIMMPGMSGYDVCTVLRESYSLYQLPILFLTAKNQITDIIASLEAGGNDYLAKPFDKRELISRAKNLITLKKAVEEQNKFIAFQNELGLARKLQSSILPEEAPNIFGVKSEFYYEPMDSVGGDFFDFHAISETELGVMIADVSGHGIPAALISAMLKIAFSTQVRLSREPAQLMTQINSTLLGKMKGAFVTASYIYINLETKEMIHARCGHPPLIINRVGETKPILSLPQGKLIGWIPELDIQEDLISLRSGDRIVLYTDGITEATNAEKEMIGQENWESIVQRYSGYPISESKRLLLERIKEFTGNRSPDDDVTLVVLEIE, encoded by the coding sequence TTGTCCAATAAACACTTACATCTGATTGGTTTTGCAATTATTCTTTTTTGCCTTTCGGCATCATCCGTAATCGCCACACCACCTGCCGAAATTGTGCGTAAAAGCCAGGGAAATCCAGTCCACTTGGAGGGAGAATGGGAGTTCTATCCCCATACCTTCCTATCTGAAATGGCAGAACTTCCAGAAACCAAACTCCAAGTTTTGGTTCCCGGAATTTGGAATTCGGAATTTGGTACAGGGAATGGATTTGGAACCTACCGTTTGGTTTTGGAACGGCCAGAGGGAACAAGTCTGGATACAGTGTACGGAATCAAACTTGTGGATTTGGCTACGGCATCTCGCGTCTATTGGAATGGAAAACTCCTTGGTTCTTCGGGTGTGGTTTCCAAAATCCCTGAAGAATCTATACCTTCCTATGAATTTCAATTTTACCCACTTCCCTGGAAGGAAGGACCTAACGAGCTATTGGTGGAAATGTCCAATTTTCATCATGACAAAGGAGGGATGTGGGAGCCGCCTTATGTAGGTGAATGGAACAAACTCCTCGAAGAAAATGAAAAAGACTTAGCCTCGTCCCTATTTTTGACCGGCGCAGTATTTATTATCGCTTTGTATCACTTTGGACTATTTTACTTTAGGCGTTCGGATAAAGGGAATTTATTGTTTGGGTTTGCCGCTCTGATTCTATCTCTTCGGACTTTGTTCACCGGTGAAAGGTTTGGATTTAATGAGGTCGCCCCTTATCTCGGTTGGAATCTTTGCCTTCGGATTGAATTTCTAACCTTTTATTTATCTCCTTACCTTTTCTTTGCTTTTTTTCGTGAATTTTATCCTAACTTTTATCCTCGTTGGATGCATAGAATTCTACTTGTTCCCACACTTGTTTTTGTCAGTTTCATTCTAGTTTTACCTACACCCATTTATACAAAGTTAAACGGATACTTTCACATCGTTTTACTTTCTGGTATCTTTTTGATATTTCAAGGTGTGTTCCGAGCTGTTTTTGCTAGAAAAGAAAGTAGTTTGTTATTTGCGATTGGGATCATCTCGGTAGCCATTGCAGCTTTTGTTGATTTACTGAACGCATACCAGCTTGTTTATACTGTCGAAGCCATCCCCATTGGAATTTTTGTATTTATTTTAGTTCAGTCTCTAACTTTGTCTAGGCGGTTTAGTAAGGCCTTTTCGGATGTGGAGTCTCTCTCGAAAAGGTTACTGGCATTAGACAAACTAAAAGATGAATTTTTAGCAAATACTTCTCACGAACTCAAAACTCCTCTCAATGGAATTATCGGTATCGCCGAATCAATGTTTGATGGAATTGGCGGTAAACTCAGCCAAGAACAAAGGCAAAATTTGGGGATGATTGTGAGTTCAGGGAAACGTTTGTCCTCTCTTGTGGATGATATTTTGGATTTTTCCAAAATGAAAAATCGAGATTTGGATTTGGATCTTAAAGCCATCGATCTCCATCAAATTTGTGATTTGGTATTAGTGATTTCAAGGCCACTCTATGTGACCAAAAATCTAACGGTTCGGAATCATGTTCCCATGGATTTTCCTCCCATTTTAGGAGATGAAGCAAGGCTCCAACAAATTTTATTCAATCTCATTGGGAATGCGATTAAGTTTACGGAGAAAGGTCGGATTGATGTTTCTGCGGAAATTATGGAAAGAATGTTGATCCTTTCTATCAAAGACACGGGGATTGGAATTCCCAAAGAAAAGTTTGGTGATATTTTTAGGTCTTTCGAACAAGTAGACGCATCCACCACACGTAAGTTTGGTGGAACGGGGCTTGGCCTTGCTATCTCTAAACGTTTGGTGGAATTACATGGCGGAACGATCTGGGTGGAATCTACCGAAGGAGAAGGATCTATCTTTCGATTCACTTTGCCACTTGCTCGTGAAGGGGAAATCCCCATGGAAAAACCATCCATCAAAAAAACAGATTTATGGTTTGGTGGAGAATCTCCCGAATTTGAACCTATTGAAGAAACAAACGAAGAATACGATGGAGAAAAAATCAAAGTCCTGGTTGTAGATGATGAACCGATCAACCGCCAAGTTTTAAAAAACCATTTAACTCTGATTGGTTGTGATGTATATGAGGCTTCAAATGGTGGGGATGCCATCCGTATGGTTCGCGATGACGGCCCATTCGAACTTATGTTACTTGATATCATGATGCCTGGGATGAGTGGTTATGATGTTTGTACAGTTTTACGTGAGTCTTATTCTTTATACCAACTGCCGATTTTGTTTTTGACCGCAAAAAATCAAATCACGGATATCATTGCTTCACTAGAAGCTGGTGGAAACGATTACTTAGCAAAACCTTTCGACAAACGTGAGCTAATTTCTAGGGCTAAAAATTTAATCACTTTAAAGAAGGCAGTGGAAGAACAAAACAAATTCATTGCATTTCAGAATGAGTTGGGTCTTGCTCGGAAACTCCAAAGTTCCATCCTTCCTGAAGAAGCCCCAAATATTTTCGGTGTTAAATCAGAGTTTTATTACGAACCCATGGACAGTGTGGGTGGGGATTTTTTTGACTTCCATGCCATTTCAGAAACAGAACTTGGTGTGATGATCGCAGACGTTTCCGGTCATGGGATTCCGGCGGCCCTCATTTCTGCCATGTTAAAGATTGCATTTTCTACACAAGTTAGGTTGTCCCGAGAACCAGCCCAACTCATGACCCAAATCAATTCCACCTTACTTGGAAAAATGAAAGGTGCTTTTGTGACTGCATCTTATATTTATATTAATCTCGAAACCAAAGAAATGATCCATGCACGCTGCGGCCATCCACCTCTCATCATCAATCGAGTGGGAGAGACCAAACCTATACTCAGTTTGCCACAAGGAAAATTAATTGGTTGGATTCCGGAGTTAGACATTCAGGAAGATTTGATTTCTCTTCGTTCGGGAGATCGGATTGTATTGTATACAGATGGGATCACAGAAGCTACCAATGCTGAGAAAGAAATGATTGGCCAAGAAAACTGGGAGTCGATCGTACAAAGGTATAGCGGGTATCCGATTTCAGAATCCAAACGCTTGTTACTCGAAAGAATCAAAGAATTTACGGGAAACAGATCTCCCGACGACGATGTGACCTTGGTTGTTTTAGAGATTGAATGA
- a CDS encoding FapA family protein — MSLSEFLTEELKEFDRKEKEQVEVIADTIEECLAIASGHLGRKVHEIDYTVLKRGKKSLFFSEPYHIRASIIPDDLLLDELSLLDEHLTGGSGKLVSKDLKELVTPKNKDGRVSVKIYRTGVFLTVHPPSGEGMEMSMADVSKKLSFRGVAGIDQNLLNKIIKEKKGEPVLISNQKPKAGNDSSCNVEIAQENMRAFVTVFPARPGGRDLEVSDIVAALKGMGVAHGLKEDEIRKSLDEDIINKPFIGAEGDFPVNGKNAEIKYYVRTEKKINFKEDQSGRVDYKDLDMIENVVVGQLLAEKLPAEKGKFGRNLFGMVLPAKDGLDTELKQGKGTILSEDKMRLTAEVNGQVLYAAGRLSVETVYRINGDVGVRTGNVTFLGSIIITGNVEDNYSVKAAGNIEIYGTVQKAIVEADGDIIVRQGVTGREEARVESTGGNIVAKFIQNATCITEKDIIVQEGILHSHLMAGGKISCKGKRGQIVGGTIQAAQLISAKIIGSQANPQTDLIVGNNPKILKQIQEYEEKRKENQDKLDQLTKTMRTLKARKEADPASFTAEQDAHLQKLEAGTKKLEKRIAEAGKDIQTLTEYMDEQAANGRISVEKTIFPGVTIRIRNAEFKLRHETKAKTFYEEEAQIRSAPYEDPDEAKNDWRKKRGRGKSKN; from the coding sequence ATGTCTCTCTCTGAATTTCTTACAGAGGAACTGAAAGAGTTCGACCGTAAGGAAAAAGAACAAGTGGAGGTCATTGCCGATACTATCGAAGAGTGTCTGGCAATTGCTTCTGGGCACTTAGGCCGCAAAGTTCATGAAATCGATTATACTGTTTTAAAAAGAGGGAAGAAATCTTTATTCTTTTCGGAACCTTATCATATTCGCGCCTCCATCATTCCTGATGATTTGTTATTAGATGAATTGAGCCTTCTTGATGAACATCTAACAGGTGGTAGTGGGAAATTAGTATCTAAAGACTTAAAAGAACTAGTCACTCCCAAAAATAAAGATGGTCGAGTTTCTGTTAAAATTTACAGAACAGGTGTGTTTTTAACAGTTCATCCTCCTTCTGGGGAAGGAATGGAAATGTCCATGGCGGACGTTTCCAAAAAACTTTCCTTTCGTGGTGTGGCGGGGATTGACCAAAACCTCTTAAACAAAATCATCAAAGAAAAAAAAGGGGAACCCGTTCTTATCTCCAACCAAAAACCAAAAGCAGGAAATGATTCTAGTTGCAACGTAGAAATTGCACAAGAGAACATGCGCGCCTTTGTGACTGTATTTCCAGCAAGACCTGGTGGGCGTGATTTAGAAGTTTCCGACATTGTGGCCGCACTGAAAGGTATGGGTGTGGCCCATGGTCTCAAAGAAGATGAAATTCGTAAGAGTTTGGATGAAGACATTATCAACAAACCTTTCATTGGTGCGGAAGGTGATTTCCCTGTGAACGGGAAAAATGCAGAAATCAAATACTATGTCCGCACGGAAAAGAAAATCAACTTCAAAGAAGACCAATCAGGTCGAGTGGATTACAAAGATTTAGATATGATTGAAAACGTTGTCGTGGGACAACTGTTAGCTGAAAAACTTCCTGCAGAAAAAGGAAAGTTTGGGCGTAACTTGTTTGGAATGGTTTTACCTGCTAAAGATGGTTTGGATACAGAACTCAAACAAGGAAAAGGAACCATTCTTTCGGAAGACAAAATGCGTCTTACCGCCGAGGTCAACGGACAGGTGTTATATGCAGCCGGTAGACTTTCTGTAGAAACCGTTTACCGAATCAATGGTGACGTAGGTGTTCGTACGGGTAATGTTACCTTCCTTGGTTCCATCATCATAACAGGAAACGTAGAAGATAATTATTCTGTGAAAGCTGCCGGTAACATTGAAATTTATGGAACGGTTCAGAAAGCCATTGTCGAAGCAGATGGTGATATCATTGTCCGCCAAGGGGTAACGGGAAGGGAAGAGGCACGTGTAGAATCCACAGGTGGAAACATTGTCGCCAAGTTCATTCAGAATGCCACTTGTATCACTGAAAAAGACATCATTGTCCAAGAAGGTATTTTACATTCTCATTTGATGGCTGGGGGAAAAATTTCCTGTAAAGGAAAACGAGGCCAGATTGTGGGCGGAACCATCCAAGCCGCACAACTGATCTCTGCCAAAATCATCGGCTCCCAAGCCAACCCGCAAACCGATCTCATTGTGGGAAACAACCCAAAGATCCTTAAACAGATTCAGGAATACGAAGAGAAACGAAAAGAAAACCAGGACAAACTAGACCAACTGACTAAAACGATGCGCACCCTAAAAGCAAGGAAAGAGGCGGATCCTGCCAGCTTTACCGCCGAACAAGATGCCCATTTGCAGAAATTGGAAGCAGGAACCAAAAAACTCGAAAAACGAATCGCCGAGGCCGGTAAGGACATCCAAACCCTAACGGAATATATGGACGAACAGGCTGCCAATGGCCGTATTTCGGTCGAGAAGACCATTTTCCCGGGTGTTACCATCCGCATCCGCAATGCTGAGTTCAAACTCCGCCACGAGACCAAAGCTAAGACTTTCTACGAAGAAGAGGCCCAAATCCGCAGTGCACCTTACGAAGATCCAGACGAAGCGAAAAATGACTGGAGAAAAAAGAGAGGGCGTGGTAAGTCTAAGAATTAA
- a CDS encoding DUF370 domain-containing protein yields MSSFPVLNVGFSNVVFVSKILTILQADSAGAKRLRSEAKSASRLIDATSGRKTRSVLVLDSGHILLSAIRPESLSKRLETGDNHIGEGEEESED; encoded by the coding sequence ATGTCTTCGTTTCCGGTACTCAATGTTGGATTTTCTAATGTAGTATTTGTATCGAAAATCCTTACCATCCTGCAAGCAGACTCTGCTGGTGCCAAAAGACTTCGTTCTGAGGCAAAATCTGCAAGTCGATTGATTGATGCCACTAGTGGACGTAAAACAAGATCAGTTCTTGTTTTAGATTCAGGTCATATCCTTCTCTCAGCCATCCGCCCTGAAAGTTTATCCAAACGATTGGAAACAGGCGACAACCACATCGGTGAGGGTGAGGAGGAATCAGAAGATTGA